In Tenacibaculum sp. 190524A02b, the genomic stretch ATGCTTTTCTTGTTCTAAAAAATGCTGATAAATATTTGACAGCTTTTTACAATATATAGCTGCTTTTTTAGGAGACTCTTCAATAAATGAGGTTAATACATTTATGTTATTAAATAAAAAATGCGGACTTAATTGCTTTTTTAACTGCTGGTATTCTGCTTTTGACCTAAGTCCTTTTTTTATAAACTGCTTTTCTTTTCTTATTACTGTTTTATATAAGGCAAAAAAATGATTGGTTATTGTCATAGGTATTATATAAACATACAAGAACACTAACAAATCTAACAAACTTTCAAATCTTAAAACTTCAATTTTTTCTAAAACAAAGAACAATAAACATATAACAACAGGATAAATAATACTAACAAACAACAATCTCTTTAAAGTATTCATTTGTTTAATTGAAAGAAAATACAAGATAGCAATGTATAATACACCTAAAATCCCTATTATTATATTTATAATTAAAAAAAAGGGCGTTGTAAAATAGAAATAATAATAGCTCCTTAATAAAGTTACCAAAAACCAAGACAGTATTAATGTACTTAATGAATATGTTAGAACTTGATTTTTTAATTCTTTATTTTTAAAAACTACAAATAAAATAATACTAACCAGAGACGCCCTTACTAATGCCTGATGAATTGTAAACATAATATATTTTGCATCTAATGCTATATTATAAGCTTCTATCAATATAACATTCTCTCTAATGAACGGATTTATTATAATCTGTACCAAGATTGAGTATAATACCGAAGAAAACAAATAATAAAGTATACTACTTACTTTTTTTTCATTAACTTGTTCTAAAAAGTATTTTGACAGTGTTATTGGTATAATAAAGGATATAAAATCTATAATTCTTCCACTAGAAAAAAAACTCTCATATATTTCTTGGTTGTTGATATACTTGTAATCAAGTATAAATACAGCTATAACACAAAATGCTGAAATACTAATTATTTTTAATAACTGTATTATTCTATTTTTTTTCATAATCATAGTTTTTTTAATATTCTGACAAAATTGGAAGTTTGATTAATGTTTTATTATTAGAGTTAAAAAACTGTACACACTCTTCTGTAAAATAGGAATACTTATTTTTTATAAACTCCATTTCATTATCTAGTTCTAGAATACTATCTATTTCTACAGTTAACTGCTCTTCTATCACACTAAACCTATAATTCACCTCTTTTTTGGGGGCGTTTTCTAGTTGTTTCAGTATTGCATAAACAACTCCTGAAACTATATAGCTCTCCATGTACTTTTCTTTAATTTCTATTTCAAAAACTAATCTATAGTTAGTTTTAGCTTTATAAATACTAACATAACTTTCTATAAAACCTACTTCTTCTTTTAATTTTACAATGTCTTCTTTTTCATTCTTTAAGAAATACCTATACACTTCCGAAAGATTTTCTGAAAATTGAATTGATTTAACTGGGGCTTCTTCTATTATATTACTTAAATAGTTTAGGTTTTGAAATAAATAATCTGGACTTAACCTTTCTTTTAGATTCTTATAGTTCTCTTGTAATTCTTTGCTTTCTTTTTCTTTATTTATTTTTGTTTCTTTAAACGTATATATAAAACAACTCAATATTTTAATTAACATAAAATAAACTACTGGAATTATAACCTCTCTTAACAAAGTCATTTCGTAACTTATACCACCTAATGCTATTTCAAAAATAATAGAGCTACTATAGTACACTTCTTTATCTATCTCTCCAAGCAGAAAAGCATAAACTAAAGGGCTAGTTACTAAAAATAAATAATATATATATTTGAGGTGTTTTGAGTTTTTACTTTTTTTCATAAAATGTAATAACCAAACATAAACTTGTCCTAAAGAAGCTAATACTAAGAGATAAAAATCAAGCTTTGAATTCAATATTGAAAAAAAACACCAAAATACTGTTACCAAAAACCAACTATATAATAGATTATCTTTTTTATAAATAATTTCTTTTTGCTTCCACCTTGAAGTATACAATATCAAAGACGAAGCTAGAGCTACTAGTATTGTAAAAAATGTTTGATTTAAACTTGGACTAAAATTAAAAAAACCACTCCCATATGTTTTAATAATGGTAAGAAACAAATCACCCAAAACTGAAAATACCACTACCCTTATTAAGTATTTTAAAAACTTCAATTCATCTATATTCTCTCTCCTAAAAAAATAAACTGAAAAAAATACAGGAAAAAAGATTATTGAAATTAATCGTGATATAAAATA encodes the following:
- a CDS encoding histidine kinase — translated: MNKFFKALAIGITTSIVFCVVFVAFFYFFMNEKEMVNKYFISRLISIIFFPVFFSVYFFRRENIDELKFLKYLIRVVVFSVLGDLFLTIIKTYGSGFFNFSPSLNQTFFTILVALASSLILYTSRWKQKEIIYKKDNLLYSWFLVTVFWCFFSILNSKLDFYLLVLASLGQVYVWLLHFMKKSKNSKHLKYIYYLFLVTSPLVYAFLLGEIDKEVYYSSSIIFEIALGGISYEMTLLREVIIPVVYFMLIKILSCFIYTFKETKINKEKESKELQENYKNLKERLSPDYLFQNLNYLSNIIEEAPVKSIQFSENLSEVYRYFLKNEKEDIVKLKEEVGFIESYVSIYKAKTNYRLVFEIEIKEKYMESYIVSGVVYAILKQLENAPKKEVNYRFSVIEEQLTVEIDSILELDNEMEFIKNKYSYFTEECVQFFNSNNKTLIKLPILSEY
- a CDS encoding sensor histidine kinase, with the protein product MKKNRIIQLLKIISISAFCVIAVFILDYKYINNQEIYESFFSSGRIIDFISFIIPITLSKYFLEQVNEKKVSSILYYLFSSVLYSILVQIIINPFIRENVILIEAYNIALDAKYIMFTIHQALVRASLVSIILFVVFKNKELKNQVLTYSLSTLILSWFLVTLLRSYYYFYFTTPFFLIINIIIGILGVLYIAILYFLSIKQMNTLKRLLFVSIIYPVVICLLFFVLEKIEVLRFESLLDLLVFLYVYIIPMTITNHFFALYKTVIRKEKQFIKKGLRSKAEYQQLKKQLSPHFLFNNINVLTSFIEESPKKAAIYCKKLSNIYQHFLEQEKHDLVSLKREMEFVQDYLDLLESRYEKSFSYCISIEGKHLEKKLVTTSLQQIIENVVKHNEISKQTPVRVRIISYEDYIVIINNVNLKLTKSYSGKGIKNIVERYSYFTKNKVMVENSETNFLIKLPLLKV